Proteins from a genomic interval of Callospermophilus lateralis isolate mCalLat2 chromosome 1, mCalLat2.hap1, whole genome shotgun sequence:
- the Ier2 gene encoding immediate early response gene 2 protein, translated as MEVQKEAQRIMTLSVWKMYHSRMQRGGLRLHRSLQLSLVMRSARELYLSAKVEAQEPEVSSPPAKSPDPRLHPPRETPAEVAPPDGEQPSPEPMDTQEEASGAQETSARGAQPLAKVSRKRRSSSLSDGGDAGLVPSKKARLEEEEEEGASSEVPTRLLPAPAQAEGAFPNLARVLQRRFSGLLNCSPAAPPTAPPACEAPPACRPADSMLNVLVRAVVAF; from the coding sequence ATGGAGGTGCAGAAGGAGGCTCAACGCATCATGACCCTGTCGGTGTGGAAGATGTACCATTCTCGCATGCAGCGTGGTGGCCTGCGCCTTCATCGGAGTCTGCAGCTGTCGCTGGTCATGCGCAGCGCCCGGGAGCTCTACCTCTCAGCCAAGGTGGAagctcaggagccagaggtgtccTCGCCTCCTGCCAAGTCCCCGGACCCCCGCCTGCACCCGCCGAGGGAAACCCCTGCTGAAGTAGCGCCCCCCGACGGAGAGCAGCCTTCCCCGGAGCCCATGGACACGCAGGAGGAGGCATCGGGAGCCCAGGAGACCTCTGCCCGCGGTGCCCAGCCTCTCGCCAAAGTAAGCCGCAAGCGGCGGAGCAGCAGCCTAAGCGACGGCGGAGACGCCGGTTTGGTCCCGAGTAAGAAAGCCCgtctggaagaagaggaggaggagggcgcgTCGTCGGAGGTTCCTACCCGCCTCCTACCCGCTCCCGCACAAGCCGAGGGCGCCTTCCCCAACCTGGCCCGCGTGCTACAGAGGCGCTTCTCCGGCCTGCTGAACTGCAGCCCCGCCGCGCCCCCGACGGCGCCCCCTGCGTGCGAGGCCCCGCCGGCCTGCCGCCCCGCGGACAGCATGCTGAACGTGCTCGTGCGGGCCGTGGTGGCCTTCTGA
- the Stx10 gene encoding syntaxin-10, with the protein MSLEDPFFVVRGEVQKAVNTARGLHQRWCELLQDGAAVGREELDWTTNELRNGLRSIEWDLEDLEETIGIVEANPGKFKLPVGDLQERKVFVERMREAVQEMKDHMVSPAAVAFMERNNREEVLMAKPDAQKSHSDLLDASVVSATSRYIEEQQATQQLIMEQQDQQLEMVSGSIRVLKHMSGRVGEELDEQGVMLNAFAHEMDLTQSQMDRVLRKMAKVSHMTSDRRQWCAIVVLLGVVLLVLILLFSL; encoded by the exons ATGTCTCTCGAAGACCCTTTTTTTGTAGTCCGAGG CGAGGTGCAGAAGGCGGTGAACACCGCCCGCGGGCTGCACCAGCGCTGGTGTGAGCTCCTGCAGGATGGTGCGGCGGTGGGACGCGAGGAGTTAGACTGGACCACCAATGAACTGCGGAATGGCCTGCGCAGCATTGAGTGGGACCTCGAGGACCTGGAAGAGACCATCG GCATAGTGGAAGCCAACCCAGGCAAGTTCAAGCTCCCAGTAGGGGACTTGCAGGAGAGAAAGGTGTTCGTGGAGCGCATGAGGGAAGCTGTTCAG GAAATGAAGGACCACATGGTCAGCCCAGCAGCCGTAGCCTTCATGGAGAGGAATAACAGAGAG GAGGTGCTGATGGCCAAGCCAGATGCTCAGAAGTCACACAGTGACCTGCTGGATGCCAGTGTGGTCTCAGCCACCTCACGCTACATTGAGGAGCAGCAAGCCACCCAGCAG TTGATCATGGAGCAACAGGACCAACAGCTGGAAATGGTGTCTGGGAGCATCCGGGTTCTGAAACACATGTCAGGCCGTGTTGGGGAGGAGCTGGATGAACAGGGCGT CATGCTGAATGCCTTTGCTCATGAGATGGACCTCACCCAGTCCCAGATGGACAGGGTTCTCAGGAAGATGGCCAAAGTGTCCCACATGACCAGTG ACCGCAGACAGTGGTGTGCCATTGTGGTGTTGCTGGGAGTGGTACTCCTGGTTCTTATTCTGCTCTTCTCTCTCTGA
- the Nacc1 gene encoding nucleus accumbens-associated protein 1, translating to MAQTLQMEIPNFGNSILECLNEQRLQGLYCDVSVVVKGHAFKAHRAVLAASSSYFRDLFNSSRSAVVELPAAVQPQSFQQILTFCYTGRLSMNMGDQFLLIYTAGFLQIQEIMEKGTEFFLKVSSPSCDSQGLHAEEAPSSEPQSPVAQTSGWPACSTPLPLVSRVKTEQQESDSVQCTPVAKRLWDSSQKEAGGSSSGNGSRKMAKFSTPDLATNRTPQPAPVVAAAVAAGGVMSGPSTSERTSPGTSSAYTSDSPGSYHNEEDEEEDAGEEGADEQYRQICNMYTMYSMMNVGQTAEKVEALPEQVAPESRSRIRVRQDLASLPAELINQIGNRCHPKLYDEGDPSEKLELVTGTNVYITRAQLMNCHVSAGTRHKVLLRRLLASFFDRNTLANSCGTGIRSSTNDPRRKPLDSRVLHAVKYYCQNFAPNFKESEMNAIAADMCTNARRVVRKSWMPKAKPMLAEGDAYTTFISDTGKMEPDMMSMEHGFETASHDGEAGPSAEVLQ from the exons ATGGCCCAGACCCTGCAGATGGAGATCCCAAACTTTGGCAACAGTATCCTCGAGTGCCTCAACGAACAGCGGCTGCAAGGCCTGTACTGTGACGTGTCTGTGGTGGTCAAGGGCCATGCCTTCAAGGCCCACCGGGCTGTGTTGGCTGCCAGCAGCTCTTACTTCCGGGACCTGTTCAACAGCAGCCGGAGCGCCGTGGTGGAGCTGCCGGCAGCCGTGCAGCCCCAGTCCTTCCAGCAGATCCTCACGTTCTGCTACACGGGTCGGCTGAGCATGAACATGGGTGACCAGTTCCTGCTCATATACACAGCCGGCTTCCTGCAGATCCAGGAAATCATGGAGAAGGGCACCGAGTTCTTCCTCAAGGTGAGCTCCCCGAGCTGCGACTCCCAGGGCCTGCACGCCGAAGAGGCCCCATCATCTGAGCCCCAGAGCCCTGTGGCACAAACATCAGGCTGGCCAGCCTGCAGCACACCACTGCCCCTCGTGTCTCGGGTCAAAACAGAGCAGCAAGAGTCAGACTCTGTGCAGTGCACACCTGTGGCAAAGAGGCTGTGGGACAGCAGCCAGAAGGAGGCTgggggcagcagcagtggcaacgGCAGTCGCAAGATGGCCAAGTTCTCCACACCGGACCTGGCCACAAACCGGACGCCCCAGCCGGCCCCGGTggtggcagcagcagtggcagcgggGGGTGTGATGAGCGGGCCCAGTACATCAGAGCGGACAAGCCCCGGCACCTCCAGCGCCTACACCAGTGACAGCCCTGGCTCCTACCACAACGaggaggacgaggaggaggaCGCGGGTGAGGAGGGCGCCGACGAGCAGTACCGGCagatctgcaacatgtacaccatGTACAGCATGATGAACGTCGGCCAGACGG CCGAGAAGGTGGAGGCCCTCCCGGAACAGGTGGCCCCAGAGTCCCGAAGTCGTATTCGGGTACGGCAAGACCTGGCATCTCTCCCAGCTGAGCTCATCAACCAGATAGGCAACCGTTGCCACCCCAAGCTCTACGATGAGGGTGACCCCTCAGAGAAGCTGGAGCTGGTAACAG GTACCAATGTGTACATCACAAGGGCACAGCTCATGAACTGCCACGTCAGCGCAGGCACTCGGCACAAGGTCCTGCTACGACGGCTCCTGGCCTCCTTCTTTGACCG GAACACTCTGGCCAACAGCTGTGGTACCGGCATCCGTTCTTCCACCAATGATCCCAGACGCAAACCACTGGACAGTCGTGTTCTCCACGCCGTCAAGT ACTACTGCCAGAACTTTGCCCCCAACTTCAAGGAGAGTGAGATGAACGCCATTGCCGCTGACATGTGCACCAATGCCCGCCGCGTGGTGCGCAAGAGCTGGATGCCCAAGGCCAAGCCGATGCTGGCAGAGGGCGACGCCTACACCACCTTCATCAGTGACACAGGCAAGATGGAGCCGGACATGATGAGCATGGAACACGGCTTTGAGACAGCTAGCCATGACGGCGAGGCCGGCCCCTCTGCTGAGGTCCTCCAGTAA